In Streptomyces sp. NBC_01381, a genomic segment contains:
- a CDS encoding ATP-binding cassette domain-containing protein encodes MTDAIVVEGARKRYGEKRALDGLDLAVGRGTVHGVLGPNGAGKTTAVRVLATLLRADEGRVEVAGYDVRRQPDEVRRRIGLLGQHAALDEELSGRQNLEMFGRLYHLGARRARVRADELLVRFGLGETGRKAVKQYSGGMRRRLDLAASLITDPEVLFLDEPTTGLDPRGRTEVWDAVRSLVDGGTTVLLTTQYLEEADQLADRISVVDHGRVIADGTADELKSKIGGDRIDVVVRDAAQLEDVARLLPGDAVLDADRRLASAPVADRMEALTGVVQALRAAGIEAEDIAVRRPTLDEVFLRLTGRTEDQERMKEAV; translated from the coding sequence ATGACGGACGCGATCGTCGTCGAGGGAGCGCGGAAGCGGTACGGGGAGAAGCGGGCCCTGGACGGCCTGGACCTGGCCGTCGGGCGCGGCACGGTGCACGGCGTGCTCGGCCCGAACGGCGCGGGCAAGACCACGGCGGTGCGGGTGCTCGCCACGCTGCTGCGGGCGGACGAGGGCCGCGTGGAGGTCGCGGGGTACGACGTGCGGCGGCAGCCGGACGAGGTGCGGAGGCGGATCGGCCTGCTCGGCCAGCACGCGGCGCTCGACGAGGAGCTGAGCGGCCGGCAGAACCTGGAGATGTTCGGGCGGCTCTACCACCTGGGTGCCCGCCGCGCGCGCGTGCGGGCCGATGAGCTCCTGGTCCGGTTCGGCCTCGGGGAGACGGGCCGCAAGGCCGTCAAGCAGTACAGCGGCGGCATGCGCCGCCGCCTGGACCTCGCGGCCTCGCTCATCACGGACCCCGAGGTGCTGTTCCTGGACGAGCCGACCACCGGCCTCGACCCGCGCGGCCGCACGGAGGTGTGGGACGCGGTCCGCTCGCTGGTGGACGGCGGCACGACGGTCCTGCTGACCACGCAGTACCTCGAAGAGGCCGACCAGCTCGCGGACCGCATCTCGGTCGTCGACCACGGCCGGGTCATCGCGGACGGCACGGCGGACGAGCTGAAGTCGAAGATCGGCGGCGACCGGATCGACGTGGTGGTGCGGGACGCGGCCCAACTGGAGGACGTGGCCCGTCTGTTGCCCGGCGATGCCGTCCTGGATGCCGACCGCAGGCTGGCGAGCGCGCCGGTCGCGGACCGGATGGAGGCGCTCACCGGGGTCGTACAGGCGCTGCGGGCGGCCGGCATCGAGGCCGAGGACATCGCGGTGCGCAGGCCGACGCTTGACGAGGTGTTCCTGCGGCTCACGGGACGTACCGAAGATCAGGAACGTATGAAGGAGGCCGTGTGA
- a CDS encoding PadR family transcriptional regulator: protein MSAIRLLVLGAVRQHGRAHGYQVRNDLEYWGAHEWSNAKPGSIYHALKQMAKQGLLHAHEIAPSTAGGPPRTEYEITEAGTEEFFTLLRSALTSYDQRPDILSAGLGFIVDLPRGEAVELLKERVRSIEAWRRSVTEYYTPEDGPEQLGHIGEIMNLWVHTADGGAEWARGLIKRIEGGAYTFAGEGEPFVGVLTEGQENPYATGERHAGDER, encoded by the coding sequence ATGTCGGCGATCCGACTCCTTGTCCTCGGTGCCGTCCGTCAGCACGGCCGTGCGCACGGCTATCAGGTGCGCAACGACCTGGAGTACTGGGGCGCCCATGAGTGGTCCAACGCCAAGCCCGGCTCGATCTACCACGCGCTGAAGCAGATGGCGAAGCAGGGCCTGCTGCACGCGCACGAGATCGCCCCGTCGACCGCCGGCGGGCCGCCGCGCACGGAGTACGAGATCACGGAAGCGGGCACCGAGGAGTTCTTCACGCTGCTCCGGTCCGCCCTCACCTCGTACGACCAGCGGCCGGACATCCTCTCGGCGGGCCTCGGCTTCATCGTCGACCTGCCGCGCGGCGAGGCCGTCGAGCTGCTCAAGGAGCGGGTGCGCAGCATCGAGGCGTGGCGCAGGTCCGTCACGGAGTACTACACGCCCGAGGACGGCCCGGAGCAGCTCGGGCACATCGGCGAGATCATGAACCTCTGGGTGCACACGGCCGACGGCGGCGCGGAGTGGGCGCGCGGCCTGATCAAGCGCATCGAGGGCGGGGCCTACACGTTCGCGGGCGAGGGCGAGCCGTTCGTCGGCGTGCTCACCGAGGGGCAGGAGAACCCGTACGCGACCGGGGAGCGGCATGCGGGAGACGAGCGTTGA
- a CDS encoding VOC family protein — protein MAETMIPLFPCHKLDETLDFYEAIGFEVTFRQKAPNPHGVVRRGDMQLQFFQLKDYDPKASYSTCYILTDDVDTLHASFRAGLKQTLGRIPTRGLPRIGTVRDMSYGVRQFLMTDPAGNCVRIGQPIADSFEHAPVPKERYARALHQATLLGASKEDHAAAVRIIDRALAADGTPTPEQLRELHALRAEMAAHLDDEGEENS, from the coding sequence ATGGCCGAGACAATGATCCCCTTGTTCCCCTGCCACAAGCTCGACGAGACACTCGACTTCTACGAGGCCATCGGTTTCGAGGTGACCTTCCGCCAGAAGGCGCCCAATCCGCACGGCGTGGTCCGGCGCGGCGACATGCAACTGCAGTTCTTCCAACTGAAGGACTACGACCCCAAGGCCTCCTACAGCACCTGTTACATCCTGACCGACGACGTGGACACCCTCCACGCGTCCTTCCGCGCCGGCCTCAAGCAGACCCTCGGCCGGATCCCGACCCGCGGCCTGCCCCGGATCGGGACCGTGCGGGACATGAGCTACGGCGTACGGCAGTTCCTGATGACGGACCCGGCGGGCAACTGCGTCCGCATCGGGCAGCCCATCGCCGATTCCTTCGAGCACGCGCCGGTGCCCAAGGAGCGGTACGCGCGCGCCCTGCACCAGGCCACGCTCCTCGGCGCGTCCAAGGAGGACCACGCGGCCGCGGTCCGCATCATCGACCGGGCGCTCGCGGCCGACGGCACCCCCACCCCTGAACAGCTCCGCGAACTGCACGCCTTGCGGGCGGAGATGGCCGCCCACCTCGACGACGAGGGGGAGGAGAACTCCTAG
- a CDS encoding DinB family protein: MVTHVNAEAPGDERGALLAFLDAERGGIRRALIGLSDERAATKPSASELSLSGLLKHVAEVEEVWISRAKGVAPAVERTEANWDECFRLTEDETVESALAYWAQVADRTEEFIRSLPTLDETFALPDQPWFPKEDVSMRWVLLRLITEMSRHSGHADIIRESLDGKTAFELVALERGESWG; this comes from the coding sequence ATGGTCACCCACGTCAACGCAGAGGCCCCCGGCGACGAGCGCGGCGCGCTGCTCGCCTTCCTGGACGCCGAGCGCGGCGGCATCCGGCGGGCCCTGATCGGCCTGAGCGACGAGCGGGCGGCGACGAAGCCGAGCGCCAGCGAACTCTCGCTCTCCGGGCTGCTCAAGCATGTCGCGGAGGTCGAGGAGGTCTGGATCTCGCGGGCGAAGGGCGTCGCCCCGGCGGTCGAGCGCACCGAGGCGAACTGGGACGAGTGCTTCCGCCTGACCGAGGACGAGACGGTGGAGTCCGCGCTCGCGTACTGGGCCCAAGTGGCGGACCGCACCGAGGAGTTCATCCGCTCCCTGCCCACCCTCGACGAGACCTTCGCGCTCCCGGACCAGCCGTGGTTCCCGAAGGAGGACGTGTCGATGCGCTGGGTCCTGCTCCGGCTGATCACGGAGATGTCCCGGCACTCGGGCCACGCCGACATCATCCGCGAGTCCCTCGACGGCAAGACGGCCTTCGAGCTGGTGGCGCTGGAGCGCGGGGAGAGCTGGGGCTAG
- a CDS encoding aldehyde dehydrogenase family protein, giving the protein MSFFTDLAHQYIDGEWKAGSGSWDIIDFNPYNGEKLASITVATADEVDQAYRAAERAQKEWGATNPYARRGVFERALRIIEDREDEISEAIVAELGGTRLKAGFELHLTKEFLREAVHVALQPEGRILPSPDDGKENRLYRVPVGVVGAISPFNFPLLLSLKTVAPALALGNAVVLKPHQNTPVMGGSFLARLFEDAGLPAGVLNVVITDIAEIGDAFIEHPVPSVISFTGSDRVGRHVGTVCASNFKRSILELGGNSALVVLDDADIDYAVDAAVFSRFVHQGQVCMAANRILVDRSLQAEFTEKFVAKVATLKVGDPADPATHIGPLINSSQADAVMKTVEQTVASGAKALIHGHVEGNLVHPTVLVDVPADSPVLRQEIFGPVAILMPFDGEDDALRITNDTPYGLSGAVHTADVERGVRFARQVKSGMFHVNDGTVHDEPIVPFGGEKSSGVGRLNGDSTVDAFTTQKWISVQHGRSRFPF; this is encoded by the coding sequence ATGTCCTTCTTCACTGACCTGGCTCACCAGTACATCGACGGTGAGTGGAAGGCCGGCTCCGGCTCCTGGGACATCATCGACTTCAACCCGTACAACGGGGAGAAGCTGGCGTCGATCACCGTGGCCACGGCCGACGAGGTGGACCAGGCCTACCGGGCGGCCGAGCGTGCGCAGAAGGAGTGGGGCGCGACCAACCCCTACGCCAGGCGCGGTGTCTTCGAGCGTGCCCTGCGCATCATCGAGGACCGCGAGGACGAGATATCCGAGGCGATAGTCGCCGAGCTTGGCGGGACCCGGCTCAAGGCAGGCTTCGAGCTGCACCTCACCAAGGAATTCCTGCGCGAGGCCGTGCATGTCGCGCTGCAGCCCGAAGGCCGCATCCTGCCGTCGCCCGACGACGGCAAGGAGAACCGTCTCTACCGCGTCCCGGTGGGCGTGGTCGGGGCCATCAGCCCCTTCAACTTCCCGCTCCTGCTCTCCCTCAAGACCGTCGCCCCTGCGCTCGCCCTGGGCAACGCGGTGGTGCTCAAGCCGCACCAGAACACGCCCGTGATGGGCGGCAGCTTCCTTGCCAGGCTGTTCGAGGACGCGGGACTTCCGGCAGGCGTCCTGAACGTCGTCATCACGGACATCGCCGAGATCGGTGACGCGTTCATCGAGCACCCGGTGCCGAGCGTCATCTCCTTCACCGGCTCGGACCGCGTCGGCCGGCACGTCGGCACGGTCTGCGCGTCGAACTTCAAGCGCTCGATCCTGGAGCTCGGCGGCAACAGCGCGCTTGTCGTCCTGGACGACGCGGACATCGACTACGCCGTGGACGCGGCGGTCTTCAGCCGGTTCGTGCACCAGGGCCAGGTCTGCATGGCCGCCAACCGCATCCTCGTGGACCGGTCGCTGCAGGCGGAGTTCACCGAGAAGTTCGTCGCGAAGGTCGCCACCCTGAAGGTCGGCGACCCGGCGGACCCGGCGACCCACATCGGCCCGCTGATCAACTCCTCGCAGGCCGACGCGGTGATGAAGACCGTCGAGCAGACGGTCGCGTCGGGCGCGAAGGCGCTGATCCACGGCCACGTCGAGGGCAACCTCGTACACCCCACCGTCCTCGTGGACGTGCCGGCCGACTCCCCGGTCCTGCGGCAGGAGATCTTCGGCCCCGTCGCGATCCTGATGCCCTTCGACGGCGAGGACGACGCCCTGCGGATCACCAACGACACGCCGTACGGGCTCAGCGGCGCCGTCCACACGGCCGACGTGGAGCGCGGTGTGCGGTTCGCGCGGCAGGTGAAGAGCGGCATGTTCCACGTGAACGACGGCACCGTGCACGACGAGCCGATCGTGCCCTTCGGCGGCGAGAAGAGCTCGGGCGTCGGGCGGCTGAACGGCGATTCGACGGTGGACGCGTTCACGACGCAGAAGTGGATCTCGGTGCAGCACGGCAGGTCGCGCTTCCCGTTCTGA
- a CDS encoding helix-turn-helix transcriptional regulator, giving the protein MTAGESSGSVVRRMLLGSQLRRLRESRGITREAAGYSIRASESKISRMELGRVSFKSRDVEDLLTLYGVTEETERVALLSLAKEANLAGWWHSYSDVLPGWFQTYVGLEGAASLIRVYEVQFVNGLLQTEAYAHAVVARGMKGASKAEIERRVALRLERQKLLVSERAPRFHCVLDEAALRRPYGDREVMRGQIQHLIDISERPNVTLQVMPFSFGGHSGESGAFTMLRFPESDLSDVVYVEQLTGALYLDKAEEVAQYERVVSQLQSDSPNPADSRDLLRGLLQLT; this is encoded by the coding sequence GTGACCGCAGGGGAGTCGAGCGGCTCGGTCGTACGGCGCATGCTCCTTGGCTCGCAACTCAGGCGCCTCAGGGAATCGCGTGGCATCACCCGTGAAGCGGCCGGCTACTCGATCCGCGCTTCCGAATCGAAGATCAGCCGCATGGAGTTGGGACGGGTGAGCTTCAAGTCCAGGGACGTCGAGGACCTGCTGACGCTGTACGGCGTCACCGAAGAGACCGAGCGCGTCGCTCTGCTCTCGCTCGCCAAAGAGGCCAACCTCGCAGGCTGGTGGCACAGTTACTCCGACGTCCTGCCCGGCTGGTTCCAGACCTATGTGGGTCTCGAGGGCGCCGCATCGCTCATCCGTGTCTATGAAGTCCAGTTCGTCAACGGCCTGTTGCAGACCGAGGCGTACGCCCACGCGGTCGTCGCGCGCGGCATGAAGGGCGCGAGCAAGGCCGAGATCGAGCGCCGCGTCGCGCTCCGTCTGGAGCGCCAGAAGCTGCTCGTGTCCGAGCGTGCTCCCCGCTTCCACTGCGTACTCGACGAGGCGGCACTGCGACGCCCGTACGGAGACCGGGAAGTGATGCGCGGTCAGATCCAGCATCTCATCGACATCTCGGAACGGCCGAATGTCACCCTTCAGGTGATGCCGTTCAGTTTCGGTGGGCACTCGGGCGAGAGCGGAGCGTTCACGATGCTGCGCTTCCCGGAATCGGACCTCTCGGACGTCGTGTACGTGGAGCAGCTGACCGGAGCCCTATATCTCGACAAGGCCGAGGAAGTGGCCCAGTACGAGCGGGTGGTGAGCCAGTTGCAGAGCGACAGCCCGAATCCGGCCGATAGCCGGGATCTTCTCCGTGGTCTACTCCAACTGACCTGA
- a CDS encoding ATP-binding protein produces MGTNGSTMLEPLRQGLPPLDPSAVSSAASCSLPARYEAVGSARQFTRKTLDQWELEERFDDIALVVSELVTNALRHALPSDTPRDQNPPVRLHLMRWTSRLVCAVRDPSDDSPVARETDDDFSAESGRGLFLVDSFSDSWGWHPLAGTLRGKVVWALFQLS; encoded by the coding sequence ATGGGGACGAATGGATCGACCATGCTCGAGCCGTTACGGCAGGGGCTTCCCCCACTCGACCCTTCTGCGGTCTCCAGCGCGGCATCCTGCTCCCTGCCCGCCCGCTACGAAGCGGTGGGCAGCGCACGGCAGTTCACGCGCAAGACGCTGGACCAGTGGGAACTGGAAGAGCGCTTCGACGACATAGCGCTCGTCGTCTCCGAACTCGTCACCAACGCCCTCAGACACGCGCTGCCCTCCGACACCCCGCGCGACCAGAACCCGCCGGTGCGGCTGCACTTGATGCGCTGGACCTCGCGTCTGGTGTGTGCGGTGCGCGATCCCAGCGACGACAGTCCGGTGGCGCGCGAGACGGACGACGACTTCTCCGCCGAGTCGGGCCGCGGCCTGTTCCTGGTGGACTCCTTCAGCGACAGCTGGGGCTGGCACCCGCTCGCGGGCACCCTGCGCGGCAAGGTGGTCTGGGCGCTGTTCCAGCTGTCGTAG
- a CDS encoding DUF397 domain-containing protein, whose protein sequence is MHHVFNGMAATELHGVVWQKSRHSNSQGSCVEFAKLPGGDVAVRNSRFPEGPALVYTRAEIEAMLLGMKDGEFDHLIGG, encoded by the coding sequence GTGCACCACGTGTTTAACGGCATGGCGGCCACGGAGCTTCACGGGGTGGTCTGGCAGAAGAGCAGGCACAGCAACTCGCAGGGATCCTGCGTGGAGTTCGCGAAACTGCCCGGTGGCGACGTCGCCGTGCGCAACTCGCGCTTCCCCGAGGGCCCGGCGCTCGTCTACACGCGGGCGGAGATAGAGGCGATGCTGCTCGGGATGAAGGACGGGGAGTTCGACCACCTGATAGGTGGTTAG